A window of Sebaldella sp. S0638 contains these coding sequences:
- a CDS encoding Gfo/Idh/MocA family protein: protein MQKLRVAIVGGGSISKVHIEAIKDSGLGEMVCIVENDPEKTEELSSEYSVPVIQNYKEILNREDIDVVHITTPHYNHYEIALDFIRHRKNLLIEKPLTLSIKEAETLVEESEKNDVCTAIVYQNRLNKTSAYLKKLLNEEKYGKILGVKGILAWCREPEYYLGSDWKGTIDKEGGGVLINQAIHTLDLMLWFGGNVKIVKGSVHKNRLTNEIEVEDTVEAFIIFENGAKGIFYATNNYSYDSSVELEVHCERGILNIKNNKLRLFSDDEEVLLAEENFTKNEFNKKCYGNSHETLIKGFYESVLGKTKNYIDIKEGIKALKVIEKIYNKEEKTW from the coding sequence ATGCAAAAGCTAAGAGTGGCCATAGTAGGAGGAGGGTCTATAAGCAAAGTCCATATTGAAGCAATAAAAGACAGTGGATTAGGAGAAATGGTGTGTATAGTAGAGAATGATCCTGAAAAGACAGAGGAGCTGTCCAGTGAATATAGTGTGCCTGTAATACAGAACTATAAGGAGATACTGAATAGAGAGGACATAGATGTGGTTCATATAACCACACCGCATTATAATCATTATGAAATAGCACTGGACTTCATAAGGCACAGGAAAAACCTGCTTATAGAAAAGCCTCTTACACTAAGCATAAAAGAAGCTGAGACTTTAGTGGAAGAATCGGAAAAGAACGATGTATGCACAGCTATAGTCTATCAGAACAGATTAAATAAAACATCTGCATACTTAAAGAAACTTCTGAATGAAGAGAAATACGGAAAAATACTCGGTGTAAAAGGAATTCTTGCATGGTGCAGGGAACCGGAATATTATCTTGGCAGTGACTGGAAGGGAACTATAGATAAAGAAGGCGGCGGAGTCCTGATAAATCAGGCTATTCATACTTTGGATCTTATGCTTTGGTTTGGTGGGAATGTGAAAATCGTAAAAGGAAGTGTGCATAAAAACCGGCTTACAAATGAAATAGAAGTGGAAGATACTGTGGAAGCATTTATAATATTTGAAAACGGTGCTAAAGGAATATTTTATGCCACTAATAATTACTCTTATGACTCAAGCGTGGAACTGGAAGTTCACTGTGAAAGAGGAATATTAAATATAAAAAACAATAAACTGAGATTATTTTCCGATGATGAGGAAGTACTTCTGGCAGAAGAAAATTTTACAAAAAATGAATTCAATAAAAAATGTTACGGAAATTCCCATGAAACACTAATAAAAGGCTTTTATGAATCTGTTTTGGGAAAAACAAAAAATTACATAGACATAAAAGAGGGAATAAAAGCTTTGAAAGTAATAGAAAAAATCTATAATAAGGAGGAAAAAACTTGGTAA